The DNA window GTTAAACGAAATTCTAACCAAATCGGTGTTAGAAAATTCATAATTTGGAGAGGATTGGCCACTTTCGTCCACGCCACGCTTTGGGTTGTTCTTCCCACGCACACAGAGACACAGATCGATCGTATTTTCTGGCGTCTCGCTTTCGGTGCAGAAGAACAGCTCAATCATTTCGTCCGAGAAGAATAATTTAAGgctatgtttagtttttttcaaaaaacatcacatcgaatttttagacatctaaatgaatcATTAAATATGCATGAAcgttaaaactaattacacagttatgcaGGAAATcatgaaacgaatcttttaaacctaattaggacgtgattagccatacgtgctacagtaacaatatgtactaatgacggattaattagactcaaaacgATTCGTCTCGCGTATTTCAggtgaaatctaaaatttgttttataattagagtatgtttaatattttaaatgggtgtctaaaaatgatttaatgtttttcaaactaaacaagacctaaaaCAAAAAGCCGACAGACAGCGGAGAAATCAGATTGCGATATGCGCTACTCCCTTGacccaaaatataatattttttatcactaaCATGATACTCcttctgtcccaaaaaaagaaattctttggttttcatgtcgtttgatcattcatcttatttgaaaaattttcaaaacattaaaaaaatagtcacacgtaaaatactattcacaatttatcatctaataaaaataaaaatattaatcgtatttttttaaataagacaaagaggcaaacattataggtaaaaaaagtaaaagattgatttattttgggacggaagaagtaatatttatagaataagttattttaaagaaaaaaatagttgcatATACTGATAGTTACCCCATCCATCcgtaaaatgtttgacgctgttgactttttcatatatgtctgactattcatcttattcaaaaaaattacataattattaattattttcataacattttatttattgttatatatacttttatgtatatatatagctttatatatttttaaaaaaataaatagttaaacgtacataaaaaaatcaacgacatcaaatatttagggacggagcaAGTAGTAAATTTAGTACCATCATTCttacatgatttatttttttattttttattatttgttgtcaaataaaaaataattgatttagatCTATTCTAAAAATGTTTACGGCTGTAGTGGTTTAAAGTGCaataacccccccccccccccccccctcttgCTGTTAATTGAATTTTGAAGGTTGTTTATAGTGACACAAGTCACCAAATCGACCAAATATATAGCAAGTTAGCAACTATGtccaggaaaaaaagaaaaaaaaactactacaGTTCTCCTAGATGATGAAACTGACACAGCAGTGGCTGTGCCGAGTTCGATGGCTAAACCTGCTACCAAACCTGAGTTTGGGTGCAGTAGCCTTAGCCAGGCAGAACGGCCGTGTCAAAAGTCCAGAAGTGCCGCGCCGAAACTGATCCAGGAAAATCATCAGCTTCCGCAGTTTCTGCACCGAGCTGATTGTTCCGAtagggtcgtcgtcgtcgtcatcgccatcgTGGTCTCTCCTGTCTGCGAAATCAGACCATGAAGAACCGTCATTCCGTTAGGATTGTGGGGAACAAGATAACATCAGGCATCAGTGGATAAAATATGGCATTGGGGTCACAAGGGTATAGATCGAAGTTCATGGGGACTTCTGTGGGACGATCAATTGTACATAAACTGAGTGAATAGAACATttgaacatattttaatgatttGTAAATTGGGCATATACCTTGGGTTGCTCTTACTCATCGATGGACCACATGTCAGATTGTTCCTTGTGCTAGATGACAGGCTACTAGTCCGTAATGGGATTACCTGCACAAGATGAGTGCAGCAAACTTGATTACTTTTCAGCTGCATAAGTAAGTCTGTAGTAGCATTTTATAGTCAAAAAGAGCATCCATGTTCAactagatataaatataatgcgAGTAAAACAAGTAGCAGACTAGCAGGCTAGCAGCCATCCCATGTATATGGAGCTTGGAGGCACACTGAGCAACGGTCATctaaagaaatagaaaatttgCTGATCCTTGCCTGCTACTGACAATATGAGTTTTTTGAAGTCAGAACAGGGAATTATCCTATTATAAGATTCCAAAGAATCGGACCTTTCTCTTTTGCTCATTGCAGCTTGCAACGCACTTTGACTGCACATTTGTTCCTCCAGCAGGATGGCTTCCACTGATTGACTTCTGCATAATTTCAGTATGCTGTCCACATTATAACATCAAAAGTTATGTGCTTAACCACCCTGAAATTTGGAAATGATGTGCTGAATATATGAACTGTCATGGTACCAATTTTACCTTGGCCACAACATTCTTCACATTTGAGATCTTTGGAGCCTTCACAGTTTTGTACGGAAGAATGCCCACAGAGCTACTTCTGCACAACAGAACAATACAGTTTATAAGAACCATATATTTTCACAGCAGATCAAGCAATTTATAACAGGAGAGAGATATAGACCTTGCGCTTGAGGGTGAAGACATGCGCGCATATCCTCTGTTCAGCTTACTTTCATCCCATTTTGACGGTGTGCTAAGCTGTTTCCTGACCATCAGATCAAACAAGTACAAGAGTTTCAACAACATTCTTCCTAGACTTACACTATATGTTGaacaaacacaaaataattaaatacctTTTATTCTGTGGTCCGTTATTTATACAGCTAACACCTGCTGATCTTTTCAATGTGACCTGCCAAAtgtaattaatctattacaagtaattttttttcaaatatttgaattgtGGATATTGAACCTTCAAATATATTAGCTTCCTGacactttagaaaaaaatgaatgtaaTGGTCCCTTGATGGAAGCAATTTTAAACGATTTGATAGAAAGCAAAGGACTGAAGTTGTATTTGTCAAAAAAGCGTTGTAACAGTTTGGACAGACAATTCAAAATCCTcaatttggtaaaaaaaatcctaaaacaTGCATGTGGTAATAGCcaaaataagaataatttgAAGGGAAAACCTACCTGAGATGTACGGAAGGTATTTGTATTTTGAGATGAATTGGGCACCACCGAGTGTTTAGGACGACTAGCAGCAAACTTCTCAGTAGTACTAGCATTGCTGAGAGCAATATGAGAGACATATGATCCTTTGTTGACAAAAACTGCACGAGAAAGGGTAGATCTACCATGTGGTTCTCTAAGAGAACTATGAGAAGCCTGTGGAGCTGATTTAGAATATGTGCAAACCCTATCAGCATTCTGACACAAAGCAGATCTGGAAGAGGTTGCAACTCTGTCACCATTTTGATATGTAGAAGATCTACATGAGGTAATAGAAGATCTAGAAGATGTCACAGCTCTATCAATGTGCTGATGAAAAGCTGATCTCGAAGATGCTGCAGCTCTATCAGCATTCATCCTATCAGATAGAGCACGCAATTTCATCTCGACTCTTTTGTGGAATGGGTCCCTCAAATCTTGAGAGTTCTTGTTTTTTGAATTTCTTCTTGAATCAATCCTTGGGATGTGGATCAAAGAAGTTGATGGTTCCTGCGATAATGCAACATGGACAAATACGGTTAAATCAGATTCGGAAGTTAAGTTTCAGGTAACATCTAAACCAATCAACATAGAGGGTAAATCTATgctattaaaattttcttttctacatCTAGGAAGTGGTTTTGCTCATTCACATATTTGAGGTCATACAGAGTAATGTATATTCTCGAAGTTGTGCCCCCTCCaaagtgatttggattttggaaggctatatatttgaagtagatgaactaaaaatccATGAACATTATATTTGATGCATGAAATTTCTTATGCGATGGAAAACTTTTCAATATGAACCTTGTGATGAAGTATGTGTTACAGTATTTTGGTTCTTTAGATTTTGCATGCCTCCTTAACGGGAAGCAAGTAAATAGCATCATTTTTctaatctatcttgttaatGATTCACCATCAACGGACATACAGCTCCATCAAAAGGATGATTCTAAATCATTATTCCATTACCTTGGATATCTTTGTTGATCTATTAGTGATTACATTGTTCTTTCTTGATTCCTTCTTCTCAAGATCAATTTTCAGACATCCTGATTGCAGACTTGCTATTGGCAAGACAATCCTTGAAACAGCAACATTTTCTCCATTATCATTTGATGCAACATGCTTTGGTGCAAGAACCTTTCTCTCCAGAAGTTCACAGTTGAGCACATCTTTGGTATTTGTGTGTGTAGCGCACGGGAAATCTCCATCAGCATGTTGCTTTTGATCAGAGACAGAGCCCTCCTCCTGCCgagtgttttgcaatcctgtTATCTGAGAAAACAAAGGGTTAAATGTCAAGTACCCTAGCCCATGAGGGTCTTGGCATTTCTTT is part of the Oryza brachyantha chromosome 2, ObraRS2, whole genome shotgun sequence genome and encodes:
- the LOC102719646 gene encoding protein WVD2-like 7 isoform X2, which encodes MAAEVGHRFSGWSYSDVPYNDHHTQEDASVQKMVLDHGSVSFGRFAADSLSWEKRSVFDHNRRQEELSNLTMPGLVAQKKAFFEEYYKRARLLKAQEAICQTEATSEEGTDHYDAGGHNIQEPKLPSDCSEDPVVGAPSSSFEPSTGVSSSDGKKCQDPHGLGYLTFNPLFSQITGLQNTRQEEGSVSDQKQHADGDFPCATHTNTKDVLNCELLERKVLAPKHVASNDNGENVAVSRIVLPIASLQSGCLKIDLEKKESRKNNVITNRSTKISKEPSTSLIHIPRIDSRRNSKNKNSQDLRDPFHKRVEMKLRALSDRMNADRAAASSRSAFHQHIDRAVTSSRSSITSCRSSTYQNGDRVATSSRSALCQNADRVCTYSKSAPQASHSSLREPHGRSTLSRAVFVNKGSYVSHIALSNASTTEKFAASRPKHSVVPNSSQNTNTFRTSQVTLKRSAGVSCINNGPQNKRKQLSTPSKWDESKLNRGYARMSSPSSARSSSVGILPYKTVKAPKISNVKNVVAKKSISGSHPAGGTNVQSKCVASCNEQKRKVIPLRTSSLSSSTRNNLTCGPSMSKSNPRQERPRWR
- the LOC102719646 gene encoding protein WVD2-like 7 isoform X1, with translation MAAEVGHRFSGWSYSDVPYNDHHTQEDASVQKMVLDHGSVSFGRFAADSLSWEKRSVFDHNRRQEELSNLTMPGLVAQKKAFFEEYYKRARLLKAQEAICQTEATSEEGTDHYDAGGHNIQEPKLPSDCSEDPVVGAPSSSFEPSTGVSSSDGKKCQDPHGLGYLTFNPLFSQITGLQNTRQEEGSVSDQKQHADGDFPCATHTNTKDVLNCELLERKVLAPKHVASNDNGENVAVSRIVLPIASLQSGCLKIDLEKKESRKNNVITNRSTKISKEPSTSLIHIPRIDSRRNSKNKNSQDLRDPFHKRVEMKLRALSDRMNADRAAASSRSAFHQHIDRAVTSSRSSITSCRSSTYQNGDRVATSSRSALCQNADRVCTYSKSAPQASHSSLREPHGRSTLSRAVFVNKGSYVSHIALSNASTTEKFAASRPKHSVVPNSSQNTNTFRTSQVTLKRSAGVSCINNGPQNKRKQLSTPSKWDESKLNRGYARMSSPSSARSSSVGILPYKTVKAPKISNVKNVVAKHTEIMQKSISGSHPAGGTNVQSKCVASCNEQKRKVIPLRTSSLSSSTRNNLTCGPSMSKSNPRQERPRWR